A part of Paenibacillus sp. sptzw28 genomic DNA contains:
- the mutY gene encoding A/G-specific adenine glycosylase encodes MTTEAAGYFSRELLSWYLENKRTLPWRMNRDPYRIWVSEVMLQQTRVDTVIPYYERFMEKFPTAAALAEAPEAEVLKCWEGLGYYSRARNLQAGAGEVVSRHGGTVPDDKEAVSALRGIGPYTAGAIMSIAFNRPEPAVDGNVMRVLSRYFCLEDDIAKPSTRVKIEKLAASLIPEGSAGDFNQGLMELGALVCTPKSPGCLTCPVMAHCEGRMAGKEHTLPVKTKAKPPRPETRLAALVVGTGEHAGKVLVRQRQESGLLARMWELPHVEGPLPGGGTAVKPRRRGRGAAPGPFLSVGESLPAPRGGIPLRSPDSAATAEGDGTLLPVQIGGGDVPLQAAAGHPLHHGSQQHIGGPPLPLHAVQSDMLCRGLYEQDGLLVRPAGWWGEAEHVFSHIVWNVQVYRAEFGFWLADAAALEEQELAASPGASLTYGNLMAAEERSLYSITGEANRRDGLGGLPPNYRWIGPEQMRELAFPNVFLRLLRDYWDSVTFGLGDE; translated from the coding sequence ATGACAACGGAAGCCGCCGGTTATTTCAGCAGGGAGCTGCTGAGCTGGTATCTTGAGAATAAACGGACCCTGCCATGGAGAATGAACCGCGATCCTTATCGGATCTGGGTATCGGAAGTGATGCTTCAGCAGACGCGGGTTGATACGGTCATCCCTTATTATGAGCGGTTCATGGAGAAGTTTCCGACCGCGGCCGCCCTTGCGGAAGCGCCGGAGGCCGAGGTGCTCAAATGCTGGGAGGGGCTCGGCTATTATTCACGCGCCCGTAATTTGCAGGCGGGAGCGGGCGAGGTGGTCAGCCGTCACGGCGGGACCGTCCCGGATGATAAGGAAGCGGTCTCAGCTCTAAGAGGCATAGGGCCTTATACGGCCGGGGCTATCATGAGTATTGCCTTTAACCGGCCGGAACCGGCGGTGGACGGCAATGTGATGCGCGTACTCTCCCGGTACTTCTGCCTGGAGGACGATATTGCCAAGCCGTCTACCAGGGTTAAGATCGAGAAGCTTGCCGCATCGCTTATCCCCGAAGGGTCAGCCGGCGATTTCAACCAAGGCCTGATGGAGCTCGGCGCGCTTGTATGTACGCCGAAATCACCGGGCTGCCTTACATGCCCGGTGATGGCGCATTGCGAAGGGCGGATGGCAGGCAAGGAGCACACGCTGCCTGTCAAGACGAAGGCCAAGCCGCCGCGGCCGGAGACGCGGCTTGCAGCGCTCGTTGTCGGCACCGGCGAGCATGCCGGGAAGGTGCTTGTCCGCCAGCGGCAGGAAAGCGGCCTGCTCGCACGGATGTGGGAGCTGCCGCACGTGGAGGGGCCTCTGCCCGGCGGCGGCACGGCGGTGAAACCGCGAAGGCGTGGACGGGGAGCTGCTCCCGGCCCGTTCTTATCGGTCGGCGAGAGCCTGCCGGCGCCGCGGGGCGGCATACCGCTGCGCTCGCCGGACAGCGCTGCCACGGCAGAAGGCGACGGCACGCTGCTTCCAGTGCAGATCGGAGGAGGCGATGTCCCGCTGCAAGCTGCAGCCGGGCACCCGCTCCACCATGGCTCGCAGCAGCATATCGGCGGACCTCCGCTGCCGCTTCACGCGGTGCAGTCGGACATGCTGTGCAGGGGGCTCTACGAGCAGGACGGCCTTCTTGTCAGGCCGGCCGGTTGGTGGGGCGAAGCCGAGCACGTATTTAGTCATATTGTGTGGAATGTTCAAGTCTATCGGGCGGAATTCGGCTTCTGGTTGGCGGATGCTGCGGCTCTTGAGGAGCAAGAGCTCGCAGCGTCACCGGGTGCTTCATTGACTTACGGAAACCTGATGGCAGCGGAGGAGCGATCCTTGTATTCCATAACCGGAGAAGCTAACCGCCGTGACGGCCTTGGCGGACTGCCGCCGAATTATCGGTGGATAGGGCCGGAACAGATGCGTGAGCTCGCATTTCCGAATGTTTTTCTGCGTTTGCTGCGGGACTACTGGGATTCGGTAACTTTCGGATTGGGGGATGAGTAA